GTTAACTGGGTATAGCAGAGAGGTATGTGCAAAGGTTCTGTTGTGGCACCCACAAGAAATTAATGCCAGAATGGCTGGAGTATAAAGAGTAAAAGGGAGATAGGAAAAAGATACAGCCAAAGATGTAAACAGAATCCAGAACATGCAAGACTTTTTGTCTTATTAAGAAATCTGGTTTTATCCTAAGAGCAAAATAGGaaattacataaaatgaaattcaCTCAAGAAAGGGCTATTGCAGTACCTCTAAGAGAAATGGTGACAGcttggcttaaaaaaaagaaaggagacatGAACATAATCAAGatattttagagagaaaattGATAAGAGTTTGTGGTTATATTGAACGTGGACAGTTAAAGGGGAGGAGGTGTGGAAGATTCCTAGGTTTCTGGTTTGTGCAGATGGAAGGATGGATATTCAGTTCACAGAGGCAAGGAATGCAGGAAGAGGACAAAGATTTTTTGGTGTGCTGAAGAAAATGAGTTAGGTTTAAGATAGGCTGAGTTGGAGATTTAGCATTGTGCTGCAGTTAGATATTTCCATCAGGAGGTCAGAGAACAGGttagaactagaaaaataaatttacaaattattggcatataaatagtcactgAACTGTGAATGTGAATAAGAtagcagagagagaaggagagaaccAGAGAGGGGAGCACAGTATAGCGTAGTCGGTGAAAGGTCAGTTATGGGGCCTTAAAAGAATGGGAACATTTCCTGCTCTAGTTACAAAGGATGAAAAGTAAGGGAGACAAAAAAGCCAGATGCCTAGGAAGGACATCAGTGTGGGATCACAGAAGTCAAGTGAGAATAATGTCTCAAGAGTTTGTGGATAACAAATATTTTGAGCTCCCATTAAGTGCAAGGCCTTGTGCGAAGCTTTACCACAACCATCTCTAAAGCTGAACTCTGACTCAGAGTTTTTTCTTAGTCCAAACTGCACTCATTTATCTTTCCTATTCTCATTCACTTGAACACACAAAGTCGCCAGTTTTAAAAGTTCTATGTTTTTAGGCTAAAAGAAAGTAAACTGCTCAGCTATAACAAATATTATTCTTCTCCCACATCTTTAGAAAACAGCCCCATTCTGCATGAAAATGTGTCTGTATTTGATTACTTAGATCACTTGTAAATATTGACAGCATTTTGGTAGCTCATTCCTACACTTAGTTGTATCTAGATAACAAGTCAGAAATGCAACACAACTCAGTAATAATGATTGACTAAGGCTCCAtggtgctttcctggtggcttagtggtaaagaacctgcttaccaACATTGAACCAACACAGATGCtggttcagtcctgggttgggactatcccctggagaaggaaatggcaacccactccagtattcttccctgggaaatcccatgaacagaggagcctgatggactacagtccatgagtttccAAGAGTGGGACAACGACTTAGGGAATAAAACACAAGGCTCCAGGAAGGCATAGATTCTTTTATTTGCCATGTCATTCTGTACAAAACTagtgattaaatatttaatgttgcTTAAGTATTCAAATCTTCAACGAGTAAATTTTAAATGGAGACCTTGGTAAACTGTTCACAAGATTACTATAAGGatcaagtgaaataaaataaaatacgtAAAAGCACTTTTCTTTGGCACTTTACaattgtaggattttttttttttgaggctcaCACCATTAGTACTCTGCTGAGCTAGGTGTTCAATAAGGCTTTATTCAACTGTATACAcgttagaatatttttaaatggagaaaaaaacaagatTATGCACCTTTTCTGGGTTAGTTTCTATATGTTAATTTAATCTTTCCTACAACCCCatgaaatattattaatttccatttgcaggtgaggaaactaacTTGCTTAAAGTCTTGGTAATTTCCCCAGATGTGATACAAACCCAAATTTGTATGACTCCAAAGCTCAAGTttgatttttcataaaaatactgcatttttcccccctctgaTGGGGGAACCAACCCATACCCCCACCACCCTCTTCCCCCTGCCCCAGTGGAATCCCGAATTCCCAAcgactggacctccagggaaatacTGCGGTAACAGTATTCTCAAGATCAAGTAACCCCACGTCGcaatggaaaataataacatACTTCCAGGAAAATTTAGGCTACCAGTTTGAAAGCCTGACTATCGAGCAAACTGCATTAAAGAAATCTTAAGAATGAGGATGAAAATAATAACTACCATAGCAACCCAATGTTCCGAAtaaggtaataataataaataacagaatGGCTACAGAGTGGACTGGTTTCTTAACTCCATTCTGCTAACGAAAATTCTAAACACAACCGATTCCACTGAATTTGACCAAACTACCTGAAGTGCTATCCCTGAATATATTAACACCATCTCCTCTTCAGCCAGGACTCTGGTTACTTGATAAGCATAAGCCCGAATTCTCCCAGCGGACAACATTTATGTAATGCCCCCTGCATGTCCACATGTGGATCATACTAGAAGGTAAGCCATGTAGAGTGGCAAATAAACTGCATTTTGATTAGTCCTACCAGACTTTCCCTGCCCTACCAAATGGGGAACAAATACTTCTCGAATTTTTCCCCCACCGCCACTCCGAGAGCTACCTCACTATTTGAAGGTAGCTCTGGTAAGAAAAAAAGGTACTAGGTCTTAACTTTAGCTTGAAGAAAACTATGCTCTATGAGTCCGTCCCAGTCCTATTTTCCTCGCGGCATGGCTGTGAGCATTGGAAATGCGTAGGATTTGCTAAAGTGGTCAGCACATTTCCTTCCTTAGATCTTCCGTACTTAAAGGGCTCTGATTCGCAACATTTAGGGAATTCCTTTAAGTTAGGAAGAAAAGTCAAGGCCAAGAATTTTTCCCTAAAAGTAAGGAATGAGTTACTCCCTTAAATAAATTATACTCTCCTAGGCAAgggaagcggagaaggcaatggcaccccactccagtactcttgcctggaaaatctcatggacggcggagcctggtgggctgcatgcagtgcatggggtggctgagagtcggacacgactgaagcgacttagcagcagcagcagcaggcaagggAAGACTTCCTAAGCCAACTTCCAAACCTCCTCTCAATTTCCTCAAACTTCTCTATTTTAGTAAGCCGTCCCTTCGAAACCCTGTACCCGAACAGGAGCTCTTGCGTAACCCGACGCCTCCCTCTCGACGACCAGGGGAGCCCATGTCCAGCCCACTCGGGGGACAAGACTCGCTTACTTTTGCAGTTAACTTCTGGGCAGGCTGTGAAGAACTAACGGTCTCAGAAACCACCACGCTCCAGACTTGACTCGCGGGAAGCCGTAGGTGGGCGCGGGGATCGCGCGGCGAGCGTGCCCCGCGGCTGTGGGGAGCTGGCCCACAATCCCTCGCGAGGGCGAGGGCGGGAAAGGTGAGGGGCCTAGCAACGGGGGACAGCCGCAAGAAGAGCCAAAACTATTCGACTGTTCCAGACTCCAAACCGgtaacacgtgtgtgtgtgtgtgtgtgaaattccCATTCAGAGAGATCATTCCTGCTAACAACGCTGAGGCCTCCACCCAGAGGGTCAGGGCAGAGGTGAAGAAATGTGGTAAGACCAACTGAGCCTGGGCTTTTTGCATCCTGCGGGCtccatccatcttttttttttttttttttactgtcaggATATACGCTTGATGTGCAAACTTTAAATGAGAGTTGAAAGAATCACGGAAGAAGCGGGACAAATGAGTCAAAATGTATTCGAGTTCCTCAGAGCCCCAGAGCCCGAGGCCTCGTGCAGCCAGGCCGCGGACGCCTCCCCTTCCGTCTTCCGTCTGACGTCACAGGGCGCGGCCGACGCGGGTGTCCGGGCTCGGCTAGCTCTGGGAGCGCGCGAGTGCGCGCGGAGGTGGTTTGAAATGCAGCGGGATTTAGTGAGTTTGCCGCTGTCCCCGGCCGTGCGAGTGAAGCTGGCGTCTGCAGGTTTCCAGACTGCTGAGGAACTCCTAGAGGTGAAACCCTCCGAGCTCAGCAAAGGTAACGACTCCTGACGACAAGCTGAGGCACGCTGGCCGCCGTCGGTGCCGCCTCCATCTCTGTTCGGTCTTCAGGCTTAAGCACTATCTCGGTCAGAGTCTTCTGCCGCGTTTACACCACGAAACAGCGCCTCGATTTCGCTTAAGAGTACTTTGAATGGTtagaactgtggtcttggaaatATTCACCAGTTGCTTTGTCTACCAGTGCCTGCTGAAAGTTCCGAGGAATCTCTCATTTAcccatttaaaagaaataacgTGGGTTATTATATCCAATATGTTTGGAAAGGAACTGATGCTAGGGGAAGCTAAGTAACTTTTCATTATGAGCGGGCTAGGAAGTTGTGCAGCCAGGATTGGAATTCAAATGGCTGTCTGTTTTCACTGTTCCAAAATCCAAGGGGCAGGGATTCAATTTAAGGAATGCACGATTCGTGGTAGGATGAGATAAATTAAGAGAAAGGGAGTAGAATCACCAGAACCTGGAGAAAGCAGTAGAAAAAAGACACCACTTTTCTTCATGTAATTCACTGAGAAAAAACCCAAACCTCATATTACGGAACCCTGTAGATTATAAATTGGTGGGAACCACTACCCCGTGAGGTAAACAGAAGCGAAACTGCTGTCACTCTGCTCTCGCTGTGCACCTTACACTACGGTATGCGCAGAACTGTTACTGAGATGGAACAGTCATTTACCCTTATCAATGGAAAATAAGGTTTCAACTCTCCACTCTAAAACAAATGTTATAGATCCAGTATTACTGTTTGTCTTAAATATTACACCGAAGACTGTATCCCTCAACCTTTGATGGGCTCATTTTCTCTCAACAGGTTGGTTTTACCTGAGCAAATCTAAATGATAGTAATAGCTAACAATTACTGAGCATTTTGGATGGCTTCCGCAGTCTACCAAGGTTTTATGTGTacttcattcccattttatagaagaaaagtGTGAGGCATAAAAAAGTAACTTGCCTATGCATAGTGACTACATCATGATGCAGTCAGGATGAACAGATCTAAGAAATCCAGAGTGAAGGCTCTTAGATTGTATAGAATATTCACTTCTTTAGCAccattattgtctttttttttttcttttggtcacagggcttgtgggatcttagtttccccaccaggaatTCAATCccgcccttggcagtgagagcgcagagtcctaaccgctccagaatggccaccatttttgtcttttgttagTATCAGATTGATAGTTCATAGCCTTACCCAGTTAAGCACTGATACATCACACTCATAAGTGATACCATCCTCACAATTATTTCTTCTATAAGCAGCTTGTTTTGTACTTTGCATTTTCAGGCCGTGTTGTCAGGAATGAAGTTGTGTAGTTGAGGAAGCATAAGTGTATTATTGTTTGAACTATTTGTGCATCAGATAATTTTCCTTACTAAACAGTTTGCAGTGATCCAtgaatttttcatgaaaaattttcACTGTgaataatacacacacatgcacttctTAAATATGCATCTTGTTTTAGGCAAAAAggcaattttcattattttctaaaaaataatttgtataccTTATgagaacaagtttttttttttttttcaatgtactTCCCACTTTTACTGGACAGAacagatacatattttttaaattggctttACAATATATGGTTTTATCACTGGCTTACAACTAAACATACTGTGAACATTTTCTTTTACCACGACTGAAATAATTGCATAGTATAGAGAAATCATAATGTATTAAGCAATCTTTATATATTGGGGGAATTTAGATAGTTTTTTTAAAGGAGACTATTATTTTTACAAATCCTTCAGAAAACAGGTGGCCTTGTCTCATATAGCTTCCTATAGATGATAGAAACTTGCCCTTCAACCTAGCCTTTTAACTTCTCTGTAGCCACCGGATCAACCAAgacatgcattttattttctcaaatctcTCCCATTTGCTCCCACTTTTCTACCTACTCACCCAGGATACACACACACCTCCATTACTCTAGCACCCTGTCTCTCACCATGGGTATctgccccctcccttctcctctgctcCCCTTACAGGTCCTTCTTTTCCAAGATACTATCTTAACTGATGTCAATCAATTCCATTCAAAGCTTTATGCTCAGTTCCACATTAAGAGTAACCTTTAATAATCTGAATATAGAATTCAACTGTTTAAAGGAAATTATTCATAAGCCCTTGGTAGTTACATGTATCAGAAACACAGGAGTTGGGCACAAGATATggcttactcttttttttttttttaattagtgttttggagagggcagggcagaggaAAGTAATTGGTGCTTCAAGGAAATCTTTTTAGGGACCACAGGGAAATCTATTCACTATTTCAAGGCAACTAACAAATTATCATCTTTCAGTTGGGACATTAGAGAGACAGCCTTTACAGATCATGAAATCTGCATGACAAATGTTGAAAACAAATGTGGGTTAATAATAACTTTGTATAGCAAGGCAGATGCCAGGTAGCATAAGAGCACACGCAGACAGTGTTAATTCTGAAGTCCTGGAAGCTGTGAGGTGCTCATCCATCACATGGCCGTCACAGCCAGGTAGGAATGACTGAGGAAAGCAGCGAAGCTGGCCATGCCAGCATTTACACATGGAACACTTCCTGGGCAGCCAGGTGTCATGGGGCACAGACCCACAGTTCTCTTTGCAAGAGTCATGCTCACAGTTGCGTCCATAGAAAGAGGGAGGGCAGGCACAAAAGGATCCCAGCATGCAGGTTCCCCCGTTCAAACAGCAGGTTCTGTTCAGCTCCTTACTCTTTTGGATTCCCATGGATGCTACAAACTGGGAAGGCTGGTGACGAATTGCAGGCTCCTCTTGGGACCAAAGGCCATCGTCTCTGAAGGCCAGCTCTCCCTGTGACGGACGGGCAAGTTCAAGGTCTCCCAATCCAGCGACTAATCCCAGTTCAAGTGCTCTGGAAAAGGCCATGATCAAAATCACACTGTAAGAGAAGCGCTCCATCTTCCTCTGGTCTGTGGCCCCTTCAGGGAGATTTGCCTTCCTCAGTCGCAAGCCCCGGGGTTCAAGAACAAGTTTATCATGGCTTCATAAGACCCAAAGAAATAGCAGAAGACCAAAGAGATAGTAAAAggaccaaaagggaaaaaaagtacatttttatttctacctttGAGATACTCTTGTAGGTACTCAGAAATGCTTAAGGGGTTTAGGTTTCTGAATTCTGTTTCTGGGGTAATAGATAAATCTTTTAAGTATGCAAAGactaagaaaacaaagataaatgcCTTTATTAACTTGAAAAATAGTTAATCGAATGttaaatttttatgtttctctACTCTTGGCATCACtcttgttatttaaaaattaaaattaataaagacaATGGTGTATCAGACTGTTTTAAATCTCTAAAATcaagtgtttttgtttctgtttctttcagaaGTTGGAATATCTAAAGAGGAAGCCTTAGAAACTCTGCAAATTATAAGAAGAGAATGTCTTACAAATAAAACAAGTTATTCTGTTATAGCTGAGTCAGGCAGGAAGTGTACAGCCCTGGAACTTCTTGAACAGGAGCATACCCAGAACTTCATAATTACCTTCTGTTCAGCACTGGATAATATTCTTGGGGGTGGAATACCCTTAaccaaaacaacagaaatttgtggTGCACCAGGTGTTGGAAAAACACAACTATGGTAAAATGTTCTCCCCTTAAGGGTGGGCTTACTAACGTTTTATGAAAGTAGCAGAGTATTGTGTGGTGGGTATACAGTTAGGAGACCAGAAAAGGCATGTatgtgctcattttttttttatggtaagttctgttttaaaaagattattttatttttggccttgctgaatcttcactgctgctcagacttttctctagtgtggcaagcaggggctcctGTCTAGtggcagtgcgtgggcttctcatcgcagtagCTTCTCTTATTGAGGAGCACAGGTTCTGGGTATgagggctttagtagttgtggctcgagaCCTCAGTAGTTGTGCTTCCcgggctgtagagcacagactcagtagtgtgcacgggcttagttgctcaacggcacatgggatcttccccgaccagggatcgaacctgcgtctcctgcattggcagccggattctttatcactgagccaccagagaagcccagcataTATGTGCTCttaattttgtgtatatgtgcatcAGACAAACCAGTATGCGCCTTACTTCACCCCATCTTGATAAATTGATACaattattttgatattaaaaagGGTTTCTTTTGCAAAAGTTTAGTGTGGTCAGTGGGGTAAACAGGCAGTCTTCTACTTTATTATAGAATTAACTCCTGAGAATATATTTGAAAGCCAAATGTTTGAAAGTAGACTTCTTATAATAAAAAGGTCTATACCCAGAAGTCTAAAAAAACCACTAAAGAATCCTTAATTATGGTTTTATAGgtacacccccccccccaatccATGCATCAACTAATTGACATATGTTTGGAACTATGGAGAGTCAACCATCTCTGTTGCCTTGCAGAGTATATTTATGCCTATAAAATATTTACTGGTATCTAAAGGTTAGTGATCTGGAGTTTGAACAGCACTGCTTTGATGATTATGATAATGATTTGGTCATTTCAGTTCTTCTCTTGACAGTATGCAGCTGGCAATAGATGTGCAGATACCAGAATGTTTTGGAGGAGTGGAAGGTGAAGCAGTTTTTATTGATACAGAGGGGAGTTTTATGGTTGATAGAGTGGTAGACCTTGCTACTGCCTGCATTCAGCACCTGCAGCTTATAGCAGGAACACATATGGAAGAAGGTAAGTTAGCCAAGTGCTCTTTTTTCAGGATAATGAAAGTAGTTTGCATTTGTATCCATCTCAAGccttaatagggcttcccttgtggctcagctggtaaagaatccacctgcaatgcgggaggcctaggttgggaagatcccctggagaaggaaaagacaacccattccagtattctggcctggagaattccagggactgtatagtctgtagggttgcaaagagttggtcaggATTGAGGGGCTTTTACTTTTAAGCCTTAATAAGAGACCACTTAGAacatgaatggagaaggaaatggcaacccactccagtactcttgcctggaaaattccatggactgaggagcctggtaggctgcagtccatggggttgcaaagactctgacacgattgagtgacttcactttcactttcactttcactttagaacaTGAAGCTTAATAACTTGACTGTGTACTAGTATTAAACTCATACTTCTCTTACAAATTGAAAATGCTGCACCTGGGgttgcctcttcttcatcttatATGGCCCTCACTTTTTACTGCAGGAGCTCTGGGAGAAAACCTGTGTGTATGTCAGTGTATGACTTCAAATCATCATGCTCTGGCCTGCCAGGTGTAAGCTAGTGTTGTTGGACACCTTAATATAAGTAAGGGTTGTCTCAATGTATTCAGTGTATGTTGACTTTTGTACTGGTTTTTCTGAAAACCAAGGGTGACCTTGAAAAATCATGTCTGGAAATGTTTGGAACATTAAGCCAATTGACCTTATATGGCTCTGTGTAGTATGTAATTGACTTTCAACTGTATTAATTGTACTGTTAAAGTGTTGGGAAGATTTTTTGTCCTTATTATGTGGAAATATAGTGTTTTgcttaaagacttttttttttaagtttttttaaaggtaatttgTATTCGAGTTCTtgtcctttagttcagttcagttgctcagtcgtgtccgactctttgcgaccccatggactccagcacattaggcttccctgtccatcaccacctcccggagcttgctcaaactcatgtgcaaggagtcggtgatgccatccaaccatctcattctctgttgtccccttctcctcctgccctcaatctttcccagcatcagggtcttttccaatgagtcggttctttgtatcaagcggccaaagtattggagtttcagcttcagcatcagtccttccaatgaatattcaggactgatttcctttaggattgactggtttcatctccttgcagtccaaggaattacTCGTAAAATTACCTGGTTTCTGgtttgactgttttcttttggtttattgtattttattttttggatgtgtggtccttattattttttctagaaatgttaaaaaacataatgtttttcataaaatgtttgtATTCCCTTTAAGTGAATATAATCagctagatatttttattttcactggaGTACTAGGTGTCCTTTTTAACCAGTGACCAATATGTCTACTGAAAGTCCGTCAAGCTGTCCATGTCACAGGTGTAATTTGTAATAGTGTATTAGGATCTTATTTTAAATACTGTGGATGTAGCACTGGAATATAGTTCTTAATGACTGCTATGTGATtaagtttttaactttttggttaaaaattaatttcttaaatatatatttgtaataggCAGTGTTCTCTgaaatttaatttattgttttttatttcagtgttaaaacttaagtacattttaaaatgcaatgatCTTTAGCTAGTTTCTCTCTGAAATATGTACAGAACCAatctggttatttttaaaaatccaatctaagggaattttattttatatcattgtttctacttaaatataaaattatgctatggcttttaagggaaaaatatgcttcttttgaacatttttccttttaactctTAATTTGGAGTCTtatgaaaaaaacaagaaagaaattccATTATGATACTTCTATTCAATGGAAGGCAGTAACAAATACGA
The DNA window shown above is from Bos javanicus breed banteng chromosome 19, ARS-OSU_banteng_1.0, whole genome shotgun sequence and carries:
- the RAD51C gene encoding DNA repair protein RAD51 homolog 3 isoform X2; the encoded protein is MRVERITEEAGQMSQNVFEFLRAPEPEASCSQAADASPSVFRLTSQGAADAGVRARLALGARECARRWFEMQRDLVSLPLSPAVRVKLASAGFQTAEELLEVKPSELSKEVGISKEEALETLQIIRRECLTNKTSYSVIAESGRKCTALELLEQEHTQNFIITFCSALDNILGGGIPLTKTTEICGAPGVGKTQLCSSLDSMQLAIDVQIPECFGGVEGEAVFIDTEGSFMVDRVVDLATACIQHLQLIAGTHMEEEHPKALQDFTLENILSHIYYFRCRDYTELLAQVYLLSDFLSEHSKVRLVIVDGIAFPFRHDLDDLSLRTRLLNGLAQQMISLANNHRLAVILTNQMTTKFDRNQALLVPALGESWGHAATIRLIFHWDQKQRLATLYKSPSQKESTVPFQITPQGFRDAIVATAYSLQTEGSLNSRKRSRDSEEEQESKD